The sequence CTACAAACTCACCGACGCGCAGTACAACGGCGCCCGCACCGACGGACCCGGCGGCGTCGGCACCACCGTCGCCCAGCGCATCGCCGCCCACGGCTGGAAGGTCATCACCATCGGCGACGACCACTACGTCCCCCTCAACCAACCCGAACGCGGCCTCATCCCGCTGCTCCTCGACCCCAAGGGCGTGGAGAAGCTGACCGACGGCGAACGCATCCACCCCACCCTCACCGGCCGCCGCAACGGACCCCTGGTCGTCACCGGCTTCACCTGCGCCGACGACGCCACCATCAACGGCCCGGTCACCGTCCGGGCCGGCGCGGCGCTCGTCACGACCGCAACGACCATCAGCGGCCCCCTCACCGCCACCGGCGCCGCCGGCGTCCTCCTCGCCGACAGCACCATCAACGGCCCGGTCCGCATCGCCAACACCACCGACACGATCTCCATCATCGACGCCACCATCGCCGGCCCCACCGACCTCTCCAGCAACACCACCGGCACCGACGCACCGGTGCTCGCCGGCACCACCATCCGCGGCCCTCTCAGCTGCACCGGCAACAACCCCACCCCGCACAACCTCGGCATCGCCAACACCGTCCACGGCCCCCGCACCACCCAGTGCGCCGCACTGTGACCGACGACTAGCCAACCGTCGTGCCGGCGGCGCGGGCCAACGCCCCGCCGCCGGCACCTCACCACCCACCCCGCACCCGTGGAGGCCGCCGTGTCGCAACCCGCCACCCCACCACGCCACCCCCGACGGCTCCGCGGCCCGGACAACGCCCGACTGGCACTCGGCCTGCTCCTACCGACCCTGCTGCTCGCCGCCTGCACCGGCACCTCCGCGGCTCCCCGCACGGATACCGTGGCAGCGACCGCCGGACCGCAGGTCACCGGTCCACTCTGCGCCGCCCTGCCCACCGGCACCGAGCCGGGCAACCCGAGCTTCCTCGCCGGTCAACCCGTCGACCAGGCGCTGCGCTGGATCCCCACCCTCACCACGTTCGAAGCGGCCCTGCGCACCAGCGGCGTCCTCACCGACCTGCCCACCGGCGTCACCGTCCTGGCGCCCTCCGACGACGCCTTCGCCGCCACCTTCTCCGAGGACAACTGGGACGACCTCATGACCCACCACACCGACCAGCTCCGCACCCTGCTGAAAGCCCACCTCATCAGCGGAACCCACCCGATCGCCGACCTCGTCGACGCCGGCACCGCCACCACCCTCGACGGCGTCACCGTCACCGTCACCCACACCGGGCCCACCGCCCGCCTCGGCGACCGCGCCGACGCGGTCTGCGCCGACTACCAGGCCACCAACGCCCGCATCCACATCATCGACGCCGTCCTCGGCCCACTGCCGGTCACCGCCGACGGCACCGGCCACCGCGCACACTGACCACCCTCACCCGGGCGGCACCAGACCCGCCAGCGCGCGGTTGGTCCGGTTGGCGCGGACCGCGTCACGCTGCTGCCCGGCGGTCACCTCGATGTACGTCTGCGACGACGCCAACGACGCGTGCCCCAACAACCGCATGATCTCCGCCGCGCTCGCACCGTCCTCCGCCAACCGGGTCGCGAAGGTGTGCCGCAGCGCGTGCAGCCGCGCACCACGCGGCACCCGGTCACCGATGCCGGCCCGCCGGTAACACGACTCGACGAGATACTGAAGGCCACCACGGCGCAACGGCTCACCACGCCGATCCACCAGGAACGCCGAGTCGGGGCGTACCGACCGCGAACCGAAGCGCCGCGCCCGACTGTCCAGGTAGTCCAGCAGCACCCGGTCCAGATCCGCCTCGATCGGCACCACCCGAGGCCGCCCACCCTTGCCCGCCACCTCGACCCGCCGCTCACCGGGCCGACCGCCGAGCGAGTCGACGCGCAACGCCAACAGCTCCGACAGGCGCAGCCCCGCACAGAGCGCCACCGCCAACACCGCCACGTCCCGCTCCGGCCACGGGTCGCGTTGCCGACCGTCGTCGCGCGCGACGGACGCGAGCAACACCTCGGGGGTGTCCGCGCCGCGCAACGGCTTCGGCTGGGGGAGTAGCGCCCGAGGACGCCCGACCGCCGGCATCGGGTTGCCCGCCACGAACCCGTCAGCGACCAGGAACGTGAAGAAACTGTTCCAGGTGGACCAGGCTCGATGCACCGACGCGGGCGCCCGGGGAGCGGCGAACCGGGCGAAGGCCGCCCGCATCACCCGGGGGGAGAGGTCGGTGATCAACAGCGCGTCGAGGGGGAGGGGAGGGGTGGCAGCCTCCGCGACCAGGGTGGCCACCGCGTGCAGATCCCTGCGGTACGCGGCCAGGGTGTGCGGGGAGGGCTTGCGGGTGGCCCGCGCGGTCAGGAACTCCTCGATCAGCACTGCGAGCGATTCGTCCTGTTTGTCATGCATAAGGGATATTATGCAGCATTTTCGGGTTTCCCGGAAGGGGGCCGAGAGAGGGGGAGAAGATGCCAGAACCACGGCGGTACGTCCTCACGGGAGCGCCCGGCGCCGGCAAGACAACCACGATCGAGGCGCTGCACCACAGGGGACACGTCACCGTCCGAGAAGCCGCCACCGACCTCATCGCCGAGAGGCAGGCACAGGGGTACGCCGAGCCGTGGCACGACAGCGACTTCGTCGACGCCGTCGTCGCGCTGCAACACCACCGGCAGGTCGGAGCCGACGCGCGTCAGCCGGTCCAGTTCTACGACCGGTCGCCGCTGTACACCCTGGCACTGGCCCGCCACCTGGGCAGACCGATCGGCCCGGCGCTGACCGCCGAGGTGGACCGCATCATGCGTGAGCGCACGTACCAACGCCCGGTGTTCCTGATCAGCCCGCTGGGCTTCATCCGCCACACCGCGGCGCGCCGAATCAGCTACGCCGACGCGCTGACCTTCGCCCGCCTGCACCAGGAGGTGTACGAGGAACACGGGCACCAGCTGGTCGATGTGCCAGCCGGACCGGTGCGGACACGGGTGGCCCTGATCGAGGAACACGTATCGTGCGCGACATGACGTCGCCCGGTGCCACCTGCCCCGAATGTGGTCAACCCGGCACACCCACCGTGTACCGAGATCCGGACGATCCCATGGCCTGGGTCTGTCCCGAGGGGCACCGGTGGCGGGCGACCGACCGGCCCGGGTGGTCTCCATGGGCGACGCCCACCGCCGTCACCGCACCCCGCGACGCCAGTGACACCACAACCCGGACCGGCCCCGTCCAGGTCGACAAGGATGGGCGGAGCTGGCGGATCGGCACGGCCACCGACGTCGCCTGGCTCGCTGGGCGCACCACGCAGGGTTTCTCGGTCACCACCGCGATTCCGCCGGTGTTCGAGGCGTACGGCACGTTCCACCCACCTGCCGGGGTCGGTCTCCACGCGCACGAACACGCGGTGATCGACGAACTGGCGGCGTGCACGCCCGCGCAACCCTGGTGGCTGGGCTTCCTCGACACCGGCGCCCACGACGTGGTCTTCCCGCACGTCCCGAGGGTGTCCCTCTACTGGGACTGGTCGTACGTGCTCGTCGAGGCCGGGCCGGAACAGGCCCTCAGCTGGCGGACCGGGCACATGCGCGGCGACGGGGCGCTGCCGGATCTGTTCTTCCCGGCGGATCGCTCCTGGCTGGTCTCGGCCCTGTGGGACGACACCTGGACCGACATCGGCGCCAGCGCGGCCGTGCTCGCGGGCCTGCGGCGCAACCCGCTGGTGAACGCGCGTCTCGTCGGGCCGGACGACGACGCGTGCCCACCCGGCCTGGCCCGCGACTGACCCCGATCAGGGGACCCCCGGAACGCGCTACTTTACATAATGTACATTATCGAATCGGGATTATCTGCGCGGCTGGCCGGTGGGCGGCCGATCAGAACTCCTCGGCGGCGGTGTCGGCCCACCTGGCCCAGGCGTCACGCCAGCGCTGGTCGACCGCCTCGCGCTCGTTGATGGGCGCGCCCTGTCGGGGCATGAGGTGTTGCCGTTCGCGCCAGGCGTGTTGAGCCGGCTGGCTGGACACACCTTCACCCACCCGGGTGCCGTACAGCAGGATCTCGTTGATGGCGCGGGCACGCAGCGTCGCGTGCTCCTGGAACCAGGTGGTGACGTCGGCGAGGCTGGTGACATGGGCGACGATGTCGCTGACCGCACGGTCGGCGTCGGGTTCGTCCTGATCGGCGAGTTGCCTTTGTCGGCGTACGGCGGCCTGCCAGAGTGTCGACCAGTACGGGGGCAGCTGCGGTGGTGCTCCCCCGTCGGCCATCCAGGCGTTGTGGTCCCGACGGGTGCGCAGTGCGGCGTCGATGAGCGCCCGGTGTGGTTCGCGGGCCAGGCCGGGCGGCAGGGCGACCGGTGCCGTGGGCGGTGTCTCCGCCAGACGTCTGCTGCCCAGTGCGTCGAGCAGTGGCGTGAGGTCGGTGACCGCGCCGAGGTGGACGGTGGCCGGGTGCCAGTCGCGGGCCGTCACGGTGATCTCGACACCATCGCGTTCGCAGCGGGTCGCCCACCACCGGTGGCCGGCTCGTACCGTGCGGCCGGGAACGGGCTGCTCGTCGACCAGGACAGTCGTGTCGCTCTCGGTCCATTCGACGTCGGAGAACCGGTCTCCGGCGAGTCGCATGTGGTGTTCGAGGTGCGTGCGTAACGGTCCGGCGTTGACCGGGAGGTCGGCCCAGCGGGCGGTGTCGACGGTCGCCCACGGTCCGGCGGTGGGGTCGCCGTGCACGATCCGGACGACGGTGATCGTGCTGTTGAAGGTTTCGGTGCCGGCGAAGCATTCTGTGGCCGGGCGGTCGGGGCCGGTGAGGGCAACGACCGGTGTCGCGCTGTCCAGCAGTTCCCGGCGGACGCGTTCGGTCTGTTGCACGAAGCGTTCGTCCGGGTCGGGCGACGGGTCGCGTCTCATCCCGGCCTCCTCGTCGGTACGGGCTGTCCCCTGCTGCCGTTCATCATGGTGCCAGTGCGGTTGGTAGCGGGCGAGGTTGGGCGAAGGTGCTGGCCGGGCTGGGTGTGGCCCGGCCAGCAACCAGGGTCTCTTCCGCTCAGGTGATGGTGGTGGAGGTGGTGGGCGAGTACGAGTAGCAGAGCCAGCCGTTCGCGGTGATCGTGAAGCTGCCCCAGGTGACGGTGGCGTTCGCCCAGCCGCGGGTCAGGTTCAGGGTGCGGGCCTTGGCGGCCCAGCCGAGGCCGAGGCCCGAGTAGTAGCCGTCGTACTCGTCGTAGTTCTGGGTGGAGTAACCGCCGTTGTCGGCGATTTCGACGTGCCAGTGAATGTCCCACGGGCCGCCGGAGTCGTGCACGAGAGTCATGCCGGTGGTCAGTACGGCACGACCGCCGCCTCTCGGGTCGAGGCCGACCCAGGAGGTGCCGCAGTCACCCGTTGCCTGGCCGTAGCTGTTGGTCGAGAAGGAGCTGCCCTTCTTGAGAACGCCCTGTTGGGGCACGTAGCTGCCTTTGGTGGCTGCCTCTGCCTTGTCGGCGGGCACCGAGGCCTGGGATCCGTCGGGCAGGGTCACGATCCGGTGCCCGTGGGCGTTGGCGACCTCGGCGTCGAAGCCGACCAGGGCCATGCCCAGTGTCGCGGTGGAGGTCGGTGCGGCGGCGTTCGCCGGGATGGAGGTCAGACCGGAGGCCGCCAGCGCGAGAGCCAGCAGTGCCGCCGCAGAGATGGACCTGCGGCGCGCGTTTGTACGCGTCATTCAGTTCTCCCCGTGTTGGTTGGTGCCGCTCCCCGTATTGATTGGCACCGCAGAGAACATTAATCGATGTGAATGGGCGTGGACAAGGCCCGCTCCCCCAGTTCGGGCTGTCAGGCGTGCGTGCGGCGCAGCCAGTCCTGGGTGAGCGATCGCAGCAGGGTGGGTTGTTCGTACGGCAGGTAGTGCCCGGCCGCGTCGATCACGGTGTAGGTGCCGCGGGGATAGTGGCGCATGGCGCGGAATTGGTCGGCGTACCCGACGATATGGTCCTGTCGGCCGGTGATGACGCTGACCGGGCCGTCGAAGGTGACCTCGGCGGTCTCGTCGGGTAGCGCGTAGCCGGGGCCGCTCTGCAACTCCTGTTGGAATGTCGCGTCGCCGGGGCCGCCGGAGTTCAGTGCGTCGAGCACCGTCGCGACGACGGTTGGGGTGCGGTGGCCCAGGGCGGCGTCGAGGTGGGCGTGCAGGGCGGTGGGAGCGGCGTCGAGCCAGCCGGTGGGCGCTTCGAGTGGTGGTTCGTCGGGCAGGTCCCGGCTGTCGCGGGCGATGGTGACGCCGGGACAGATGAGGAGCAGGCCGCGGACGAGGTCGGGTCGTTGGCGTGCGATGCCGGCGGCCAGGTACGCGCCGTAGGAGCCGCCGGCGAGCAGGGCTGGCGTGTCGAGGTGGTGGTCGAGCCACGCGCAGACGGTGTCCCGCACCGCCTGGGAGGTGGGTGGGCAGTGTGCGGGGGTGTCTCCGTGGCCGGGCAGGTCCAGGTAGATCTCTCGTAGGCCCGCGCCTGCCAGGGCGGGGCTGTAGGCGGTGGCCGTGGCGGTGCGGCTCATGCTGAACATGGGTAGGCACACCACCGCTGGTCCGGTGTCTGCTGACTGGTCGTAGGCCAGGTGCATGGAGGAGTCCTCGCTGGAGATGGGCGTGCGCTCCAACGTCTCATGCCCGGCGAGGTTGAGCAGGGATACCGGACGTGAAAGCGGTGTGCGTCGCCGGCGGGCGATGTCTACAGTGGTGCGTTCTGGCCGCCGCGTGTTCACCGCGAACGGCGGGGCCGCACATCACCACGGGGGAACACCTTGACGAGTAAGCCTGTCCGTATTGTCGTTGGTCTGGTCGCGACCGTGGGTCTCGTTGTGGGCTGCCAGCCTGCCGATAAGGAGAGCGCGGGGAGCGCCGCGCCGACGCCGACCGTGGCGCCCAGCCCGACCGTCGACGTGGCGGCGAACAGCAAGCAGGTCTGCGACGCCAGTCTCGATTTTGTCAAGAAGCACTACGTGGCGATGGCCGACGATGCGATCGCCGCCATCGACAAGCCGGTCAGCGCCAAGGAGGCGGGCGCGAAGGTCCGTGGCCACTACACGGCGCTGTTGCAGGACCTGCGGACGGCGGCGCCGACCGCTGCCGATCCGCAGGTTCGCACCGCGTTGGAGACCTTGGCCGCAGGGGTCGAGAAGCACCTGGCCAGCCCGAAGGCCACCGAGGTCGAGGCGCCGGATCTCGACCCGCCGCTGAAGGCGTTGGACACCGTCTGCGGTCGCTGATCGTCGTGTGGGCACCGGCCGCGCCGGCCGGTGCCCACTGTCAACGGGTGCGGCTCAGATCCAGGGCACCTGCGGGGACGGGTAGAAGTCGACCTGTTGCAGTCGCCAGCGGGGTGCCTGCTCCCCCAGTCGGGTCCGGAACGATTCCCAGTCGTGGCTGGCGGTGGTGGACCAGCCGAGTTCGGCGATCGCGGGTAGGCGGGGGAAGGCCATGTATTCGATGTCGTCCAGGGTGCGGAGCGTCTCGGACCACAGCGGGGCCTCGACGCCGAGGATGGCGTTCTCGCCGACGCCGGTGACCCGGGTGGCGGGGTCCCAGCCGTACGCGTCGGACACCTCGATCAGGCCGGCCCAGCGCAGGCCGAGGCGGGTGTTGGCGTCGTACTTCATGTCCAGGTAGGTCTTGTTCGCCGGCGACATGATTACCTTGTTGCCGCGGGCGGCGGCCGCGGCGAGGCTGGCGTTGGTGGTGCCGGTGCCCCAGAACTGGGCGACGACGTCGGTGGACGGGTCGGCCTGGGTGATCTCGTTCCATCCGGAGGCGCGCTTGCCGTACTTGGCGACCAGGGGCAGGACCCGGTTCATGAAGGTGCGGTAGTCCTCGTCGGTGGTGGCGTGGGCTTCGTCGCCGCCGATGTGCAGGAATGGTCCGGGAGTGATGGCGGCGAGTTCGCGGATGACGTCCTCGACGAAGCGGTAGGTGAGTTCGTCGTTGATGCAGAGGGAGCTGTAGCCGACCGCGATGTCGGTGCGCGGGGGCGGTGCGACGCCGTCGCAGTTGAGTTCGGGGTATGTCGACTGGGCGGCGTTGGTGTGCCCGGGCATGTCGATCTCGGGGATGATCGTGATGTGTCGTGCGGCGGCGTACGCGACGACGGCCTGGTAGTCGGCTTTGGTGAGGTATCCGGGGCCGACGCCGTCGACTCCGGTGCCGGGTCCGCCGCCGACGGTGGTGAGGCGGGGCCAGGAGTCGATCTGGATGCGCCAGCCCTGGTCGTCGGTGAGGTGCAGGTGCAGGTAGTTGATTTTGTACTGGCTGAGCAGGTCCACGTAGGCGGTGATGTCGTCGACGGTGTGGAAGTGCCGGGCGAGGTCGAGCATCGCGCCGCGGTAGGCGAAGCGTGGGTAGTCGATGATTCGTCCGCCGGGGACCGTCCAGGTGATCCGCTGCCGGTCGGGTGCCTCGATGTCGGCGGGGAGCAGTTGGCGCAGGGTCTGGGTGCCGGCGAAGAGTCCGGCGGGGGTGTTGGCGCGGATCGTCACGCCGCGGCGGGTGACGTCGAGTTGGTAGCCCTGCTGGCCGATGCGGGTGTCGGCGTCTCCGATGAGCAGGGCGATCTCGGGTAGCGGGGTGGAGCGGACGGGCAGGACGGGCAGGGGGTGGCCGGTGGCGGGGCGCAGTGTGGTGGCGAGTTGGTGGCCGATGCGCCGGGCGGCGGCTGAGCCGGGGGTGGTGCGGATGACGGTCAGGGGGCTGATCCGGAACGCGTTGTGCGCGTCGGGGCGGGTTTCGACAGGTGCGGGGATGACGTCGCTGAGGTGTCGGGCTGGTGTGGGGGCCGCCGCGGCGGGCGCGGGGGTGGCGGGCAGGGTGAGTGGTAGCGCGAGTGCGGCTATGGCCAGCAGCCGTGTGGTGGTGTGTCGGCGACG comes from Micromonospora vinacea and encodes:
- a CDS encoding fasciclin domain-containing protein, coding for MSQPATPPRHPRRLRGPDNARLALGLLLPTLLLAACTGTSAAPRTDTVAATAGPQVTGPLCAALPTGTEPGNPSFLAGQPVDQALRWIPTLTTFEAALRTSGVLTDLPTGVTVLAPSDDAFAATFSEDNWDDLMTHHTDQLRTLLKAHLISGTHPIADLVDAGTATTLDGVTVTVTHTGPTARLGDRADAVCADYQATNARIHIIDAVLGPLPVTADGTGHRAH
- a CDS encoding AAA family ATPase yields the protein MPEPRRYVLTGAPGAGKTTTIEALHHRGHVTVREAATDLIAERQAQGYAEPWHDSDFVDAVVALQHHRQVGADARQPVQFYDRSPLYTLALARHLGRPIGPALTAEVDRIMRERTYQRPVFLISPLGFIRHTAARRISYADALTFARLHQEVYEEHGHQLVDVPAGPVRTRVALIEEHVSCAT
- a CDS encoding tyrosine-type recombinase/integrase — translated: MHDKQDESLAVLIEEFLTARATRKPSPHTLAAYRRDLHAVATLVAEAATPPLPLDALLITDLSPRVMRAAFARFAAPRAPASVHRAWSTWNSFFTFLVADGFVAGNPMPAVGRPRALLPQPKPLRGADTPEVLLASVARDDGRQRDPWPERDVAVLAVALCAGLRLSELLALRVDSLGGRPGERRVEVAGKGGRPRVVPIEADLDRVLLDYLDSRARRFGSRSVRPDSAFLVDRRGEPLRRGGLQYLVESCYRRAGIGDRVPRGARLHALRHTFATRLAEDGASAAEIMRLLGHASLASSQTYIEVTAGQQRDAVRANRTNRALAGLVPPG
- a CDS encoding beta-N-acetylhexosaminidase gives rise to the protein MRRRHTTTRLLAIAALALPLTLPATPAPAAAAPTPARHLSDVIPAPVETRPDAHNAFRISPLTVIRTTPGSAAARRIGHQLATTLRPATGHPLPVLPVRSTPLPEIALLIGDADTRIGQQGYQLDVTRRGVTIRANTPAGLFAGTQTLRQLLPADIEAPDRQRITWTVPGGRIIDYPRFAYRGAMLDLARHFHTVDDITAYVDLLSQYKINYLHLHLTDDQGWRIQIDSWPRLTTVGGGPGTGVDGVGPGYLTKADYQAVVAYAAARHITIIPEIDMPGHTNAAQSTYPELNCDGVAPPPRTDIAVGYSSLCINDELTYRFVEDVIRELAAITPGPFLHIGGDEAHATTDEDYRTFMNRVLPLVAKYGKRASGWNEITQADPSTDVVAQFWGTGTTNASLAAAAARGNKVIMSPANKTYLDMKYDANTRLGLRWAGLIEVSDAYGWDPATRVTGVGENAILGVEAPLWSETLRTLDDIEYMAFPRLPAIAELGWSTTASHDWESFRTRLGEQAPRWRLQQVDFYPSPQVPWI
- a CDS encoding alpha/beta hydrolase is translated as MSRTATATAYSPALAGAGLREIYLDLPGHGDTPAHCPPTSQAVRDTVCAWLDHHLDTPALLAGGSYGAYLAAGIARQRPDLVRGLLLICPGVTIARDSRDLPDEPPLEAPTGWLDAAPTALHAHLDAALGHRTPTVVATVLDALNSGGPGDATFQQELQSGPGYALPDETAEVTFDGPVSVITGRQDHIVGYADQFRAMRHYPRGTYTVIDAAGHYLPYEQPTLLRSLTQDWLRRTHA